One segment of Atribacterota bacterium DNA contains the following:
- the argF gene encoding ornithine carbamoyltransferase has product MPVNLRNRHLLTLKDFSKEEISFLLDLAIELKKSKYDGTEQQKLKGKNIALIFEKTSTRTRCAFEVAAFDQGANITYLGPTGSQMGIKESMEDTARVLGRYYDGIEFRGFKQESVETLAKYSGAVIWNGLTDLYHPTQVLADLMTIKEKVSKPLEEVILVYIGDGRNNMANSLLIASAIMGMEIRIVSPRSLFPNEDILYETKKISEKSGAIINITDNISQGVKGVDVIYTDVWVSMGEEDKIVQRIELLKDYQINMDVIKTTENPDVIFMHCLPSYHDTNTKIGKEVFEKFGLKSLEVTDEVFRSKHSVVFDEAENRLHTIKAVMVATLGS; this is encoded by the coding sequence ATGCCAGTCAATCTAAGAAATCGTCATTTATTAACTCTCAAGGACTTCAGTAAAGAGGAAATTTCTTTTTTACTGGATTTAGCTATTGAGCTAAAAAAGTCTAAATATGACGGGACAGAACAACAAAAATTAAAAGGGAAGAATATAGCTTTGATATTTGAAAAGACTTCTACCAGAACCAGATGTGCCTTTGAAGTAGCCGCTTTTGACCAGGGGGCTAATATCACTTACCTTGGGCCAACAGGTTCTCAAATGGGTATTAAGGAATCAATGGAAGATACTGCCAGAGTGCTGGGACGTTATTATGATGGAATTGAGTTTCGTGGTTTTAAGCAGGAATCAGTAGAGACCCTGGCAAAATATTCCGGTGCGGTAATATGGAATGGCTTAACTGATCTTTATCACCCTACTCAAGTTTTAGCTGATTTGATGACTATCAAAGAAAAAGTGAGCAAACCTTTAGAGGAGGTAATTCTGGTTTATATAGGAGATGGAAGAAATAATATGGCTAACTCCCTGCTTATAGCTTCTGCCATTATGGGAATGGAAATTCGTATTGTTTCCCCCCGATCTTTATTTCCTAATGAAGATATATTATATGAGACCAAAAAAATATCGGAAAAATCAGGAGCAATTATTAATATAACTGACAATATTTCACAGGGCGTAAAGGGAGTTGATGTTATTTATACTGATGTTTGGGTATCTATGGGAGAAGAGGATAAAATTGTTCAAAGAATAGAATTATTAAAAGATTATCAGATAAATATGGACGTTATTAAAACTACCGAGAATCCAGATGTGATATTTATGCACTGCTTACCTTCTTATCATGATACTAATACTAAAATAGGAAAGGAGGTTTTTGAAAAATTTGGATTAAAATCTTTGGAAGTAACTGATGAAGTATTTCGCAGTAAACATTCTGTTGTTTTTGATGAAGCTGAAAACAGGCTGCATACTATCAAAGCTGTAATGGTTGCAACATTAGGTAGTTAA
- a CDS encoding DUF1015 family protein yields the protein MVYIKPFKALRPREELVSRVSSLPYDVISKEEARKIIRSNPYSFLKVIKPDATLRREKYNSQQLAEIAAENLQEFIRKKILLRDEEDCFYLYRQSKNLYQRTGLVACLSAKDYLRGIIKKHENINMETCDARINHIKVTRAHTGCVLIIYKNNQQIEELLNRETSCKKAIYDFESDDGIKNSCWKIKEKEIIVSLIKAFQNIPSLYIADGHHRAAAAAIVVQLLESRQKEDEEKEENEVKEYMYFPAVLIPDNQVHLLAYHREVTISPKFDNDVFLRDLEQMFQVQKVIPNDPFLPTRKHEFGMNLSGQWYRLLYRRDILSKQDMNIINQLDVSILQDLILNPLLGIGNPPKSNRIEFLGGEISLLQIEERVKQGSIIAFTLYPTSVNEVIEISEMQQIMPPKSTWFEPKVRSGIFVHLFD from the coding sequence ATGGTATATATTAAGCCATTTAAGGCACTACGACCAAGGGAAGAACTGGTATCAAGAGTTAGCTCTCTTCCTTATGATGTCATAAGTAAGGAAGAAGCAAGGAAGATTATTAGGAGTAATCCCTATTCTTTTTTAAAGGTTATTAAACCAGATGCGACCTTAAGAAGAGAAAAATACAATTCTCAGCAGTTAGCTGAGATAGCAGCAGAAAACCTGCAGGAATTCATTAGAAAGAAGATCTTGCTTAGAGACGAAGAGGACTGCTTCTATCTTTATCGACAGAGTAAAAATCTTTACCAGAGAACAGGACTAGTTGCTTGTTTGTCAGCTAAAGATTACCTGAGAGGGATTATAAAGAAACATGAAAATATTAATATGGAGACTTGCGATGCGAGAATTAATCATATTAAGGTTACTAGGGCGCATACTGGTTGTGTTTTAATTATTTATAAGAATAATCAACAGATAGAGGAGTTATTAAATCGAGAAACCAGCTGTAAAAAGGCTATCTATGATTTTGAATCTGACGACGGAATAAAGAACAGTTGCTGGAAAATTAAAGAAAAGGAGATTATTGTATCGCTCATCAAAGCTTTTCAAAATATACCCAGTCTCTATATAGCTGATGGTCATCACCGGGCAGCTGCAGCAGCGATAGTGGTGCAATTGTTGGAATCCCGGCAGAAGGAAGACGAAGAGAAGGAAGAAAATGAAGTTAAAGAGTATATGTATTTTCCAGCGGTGTTAATACCAGACAATCAAGTTCACCTTTTAGCTTATCACCGGGAAGTAACGATTTCCCCGAAGTTTGATAACGATGTTTTTCTTAGAGACTTAGAACAGATGTTTCAAGTACAAAAGGTTATTCCCAATGATCCCTTTTTGCCAACCAGGAAACATGAATTTGGGATGAATCTTTCCGGGCAGTGGTATCGATTATTATATAGAAGAGATATTCTTAGTAAACAAGATATGAATATTATAAATCAGCTTGACGTATCTATTTTACAGGATCTAATACTAAATCCCTTATTAGGCATTGGAAATCCCCCAAAAAGTAACAGGATAGAATTTTTAGGAGGAGAAATTTCCTTACTTCAGATAGAAGAAAGAGTTAAACAGGGATCCATTATTGCTTTTACACTGTATCCTACTTCCGTAAATGAAGTTATTGAAATTTCCGAAATGCAGCAGATTATGCCACCCAAATCAACCTGGTTTGAACCTAAAGTGAGAAGCGGCATCTTTGTTCATCTTTTTGATTAA
- a CDS encoding NAD(P)-dependent oxidoreductase: protein MLKILIKDKIDSLVAEELKKGGFLVQEGDNRLESIFQEVQQNEILIVRSATRVTKEVIDAALQTGLLKVIIRAGVGVDNIEVNYARAKGIKVFNTPEASSLSVAELALAHMFVLARKMVPANFTMRQGEWNKNKFLGVELSGKTLGIIGMGRIGQVLGQKAGALGMRIIYCDIMNHEGIDGSWQYLSLQEVLRQADIISIHVSAEGNDGYLIDEPQFKIMKKSAFIINTARGKLVNEEALLDALEKGEIAGAGIDVYCEEPCKNIALLQHERISVTPHIGASTREAQFKIGQEIIRLIEEYQKSKNCKEQE from the coding sequence ATGCTTAAAATCCTTATTAAAGATAAGATTGATTCACTGGTAGCTGAAGAATTAAAAAAAGGGGGATTTTTAGTCCAGGAAGGAGATAATAGACTGGAGTCTATTTTTCAGGAAGTACAGCAGAATGAAATACTTATAGTTCGTTCAGCTACCCGCGTGACTAAAGAAGTGATAGATGCTGCACTGCAAACAGGTTTACTTAAGGTAATAATCAGAGCAGGGGTAGGAGTGGATAATATTGAAGTAAATTATGCTCGTGCTAAGGGAATAAAAGTTTTTAATACACCAGAAGCAAGCAGTCTATCAGTAGCAGAACTTGCGCTGGCACATATGTTTGTACTAGCCAGAAAGATGGTTCCCGCAAATTTTACGATGCGGCAGGGAGAATGGAATAAAAATAAATTTTTAGGCGTGGAATTATCTGGTAAAACATTGGGTATTATAGGTATGGGGCGTATTGGCCAAGTTTTAGGTCAAAAAGCCGGTGCCCTAGGTATGCGTATAATCTATTGTGATATTATGAATCATGAGGGAATAGACGGTAGCTGGCAATATCTTTCTTTACAGGAAGTGCTAAGACAGGCAGATATTATTTCAATTCACGTCTCAGCCGAGGGGAATGATGGCTATTTAATTGATGAACCACAGTTTAAAATAATGAAGAAAAGTGCTTTTATAATTAATACAGCTCGAGGAAAACTAGTAAATGAGGAAGCTTTGCTGGATGCATTGGAAAAAGGAGAGATAGCAGGAGCAGGTATTGATGTATATTGTGAGGAACCGTGTAAAAACATTGCTTTACTACAACATGAGCGGATTTCTGTTACTCCTCATATTGGTGCATCTACTCGTGAAGCCCAATTTAAAATTGGTCAGGAGATTATTCGATTAATTGAAGAGTATCAAAAAAGTAAAAATTGTAAAGAGCAGGAGTAA
- a CDS encoding alanine--glyoxylate aminotransferase family protein, with product MRKKLFIPGPIEVKAEVLKEMSKPLIGHRGKEASGLQKTISNKLQRLMFTQNDILLSTSSGSGLMEGAVRSCTRKCAAILACGAFGERWYQMAIANQVNAELFAVEYGKPIRGEMVKNILDTGKYDLVTVTHNETSTGVMNPLPEIAGVVKEYPEIVFCVDAVSSLGGVKIAVDELGIDICLTSSQKCIGLPPGFSFCSISQKALEAARGVKYRGVYFDLLGLYEYKIKKDFQYPFTPSLSHMFALDSQLDSIMQEGLENRFQRHKTMAKQVQQWVKDKFALFPPEQFASHTVTCIKNTRKLNVAELNNKLGEAGFVISNGYGKLKDKTFRIAHMGDLTLKEIEELLSAIDSILISGGEQIYA from the coding sequence ATGAGGAAAAAATTATTTATTCCAGGACCTATTGAGGTTAAAGCAGAGGTTCTGAAAGAGATGTCCAAACCCTTGATTGGGCATCGCGGCAAGGAAGCTTCTGGTTTACAGAAGACTATTAGTAACAAATTACAAAGGTTAATGTTTACTCAAAATGATATATTGCTTTCCACTTCCTCCGGTAGTGGCTTGATGGAAGGGGCTGTTCGTTCCTGTACCCGTAAATGTGCTGCTATATTAGCCTGTGGAGCTTTTGGGGAAAGATGGTATCAGATGGCTATAGCCAATCAGGTTAATGCTGAACTCTTTGCAGTGGAGTATGGTAAACCGATAAGGGGGGAAATGGTGAAAAATATTTTAGATACAGGCAAGTATGATTTAGTTACTGTTACCCATAATGAAACATCTACTGGAGTAATGAATCCATTGCCAGAGATTGCAGGGGTGGTAAAAGAATATCCGGAAATAGTATTCTGTGTTGATGCAGTAAGTTCACTGGGAGGTGTTAAAATTGCGGTTGATGAATTGGGTATCGATATTTGTCTTACTTCCAGTCAAAAATGTATAGGCTTACCGCCTGGTTTTTCTTTTTGTTCTATTTCTCAGAAGGCACTTGAGGCAGCCAGGGGAGTTAAATATAGAGGTGTTTACTTTGATTTATTGGGTTTATATGAGTATAAAATAAAAAAGGATTTTCAATATCCTTTTACTCCTTCGCTCTCACATATGTTTGCCTTAGATAGCCAGCTGGACTCTATAATGCAAGAAGGTTTGGAAAATCGTTTTCAAAGACATAAGACAATGGCAAAGCAAGTTCAACAATGGGTAAAAGACAAGTTTGCACTATTCCCTCCGGAGCAATTTGCTTCTCATACTGTCACTTGTATTAAAAATACTCGTAAACTTAATGTAGCTGAGTTAAATAATAAACTTGGTGAAGCAGGCTTTGTTATTTCTAATGGCTATGGTAAATTAAAGGATAAAACTTTTCGTATTGCTCATATGGGTGATCTAACTTTAAAGGAGATAGAAGAATTATTATCTGCAATTGATTCCATATTAATTTCTGGGGGTGAACAAATTTATGCTTAA